Part of the Phalacrocorax carbo chromosome 9, bPhaCar2.1, whole genome shotgun sequence genome is shown below.
gctggagagagtccaatgAAGGGCCATGGGACTAGGGCATCTCTCCTATAAAAGGAGGCTGACAGAGTGGGGACCAtgtagcctggagaagaaaaggctcagaggggggatcttatcaatttatataaatatgtgaAGTAAGGATGTAAAGAAGAGGGAGCCAGGCttttttcagcagtgcccagtgATGGGACCagaggcaacgggcacaaactgaaacgCAGGAGGTTCCCCcgaacatcaggaaacacttttacTGTAAGAGTAACTGAGAACTAGCATGGGTTGCCCAGAAAGTTaggagtctccttccttggagatactcaaaaaGCTATCTAGGCATTGTCATGGGCAACTCGGACTGGGTGGCCCTCCTTgagctggacaagatgatctccagaggtccctcccagcctcaaacattctgtcattctgtgaagTTATACAAAATCAGGATCTAGATTTGACTGAAATATCAAAGTCCTTATAATTTCCTTACAGAACCCTAAAGTAGgtttaaaagataaatacaaGTCATCTTTGCTGATTTTacttacataaaaataataaaatcctaAGTCCCTACAAtttgcttcctcttttcttaaattttgaTCCCTTGTCCACTTACCTTTATATTGTGAGTAAGACTGGGTGGAATCCATCTATTGGCATGTTATAACATACTTTTCATCTATATAAGATCACAGCCACAATAACTTGCCTGCATCTGTATTAAAACTATGCTGTCAGAAGCCATTACTCCTTCTAATCCATGTGAATTACATTTTCCTTAATATTCCCAGCAATAAAGAGCATTACAACTCAAATATATCACCTGGCAAATTGTATCAGTATGGCAGCATTTAGTATTCCTTTTTCATCCAGTATTGCAGCTATGTTCACCAGAAATTCTAAATatggtaaaaaaacccaaaacaaaacaaaaccaatactCTTCTTACCAGAAAGTTCAAATACATTCTCCACAGCAGTGGACAGTGGGTACCATTTTCACTCTGAACTGCGTGTTCAAATAAAGCTACAATCCGATTTGTTAACCCAGTTTCAGGAATAGTAGAATGTATTTCACCAACGTCTGCcctgaaacagaggaaaaaggaaaccaCAGTCCCTTAAACCCAAGCTAAAGGACCACATCCAGGTAAGAGAGGGTAAAGATCAATGTACTGTCTTTGTTCACATAGCACCACTGTATATATCCAGGTTTTTGCATTACATACTACAAACTGAATGTTATAAACCAGATTTTTAGCACTTTCTAATCTAATTAGCAAATTTCTATGTAGGAAAATCAGTTAAGGATaaatgaggtatttttgtgAAAATTCTTTTAGCATGTTGAAAAATTAACCCTGTCCAACTGGAAGAGACAATTTCTCTTTGAGTCCAATAATCCACTATTATATGATCTTAGAATACTTATCTTAGTCTTCATTCAAGATCATTTATCATTCCAAGCTTGGCATAGTGGCTCAAACCAAATTCAAGTCTAGATCAGCAAGTTTTCTTCTGGTGCCCTGGCAAGCCTGTTCAAATTTACCCATCACCTTTTTAAGGCTGTATGCTGGTCTTGGATCAAGACCAACAAGAATCAAGGATTACAGCTCTTCGTCTGAACCATGattacaataattttctttttcacctaGAGATTCAAATCCCTAAGCTCCAGACATAACACAAAAGCAGGTATGTGTTTTCACTGAAGCATTAATTTCTATCTACAGCTGATACAGACTggcttttttttggtgcttGAGCTTGAAGAAACAGCCTGGAGTACTCATGGCAATGTCACTTGTGTATGTGTGCGTTCTCTTGGATTGCCAGCTTGTTCCACTCATCCTTAAACACTTGCTCCTAACTTGCCTCTTTTTTCAAGGGTTTTGAGGTCATGTTTCCTCTCATCTTAACCTTTGCCATGAGGGAAAATGATGTAATTGTTTGAAGCACTGTACCTCACGCTGACTTATATATGCTACTGTTTTACCCTTCATGTTCGTTcctttaaatgaaatctgtggacTTAAGCAGAAATATagaacagaagaggaaatagTCACACATCGTACAGGCATTTTCTTAGTTTGTCAAAATAACATAAACATTAGTTTTACACAAGACCAACGGGCCATTTATCTCTCTGTTGCAGTAGCTCAGGTCTGCTCTTGCAACATCTAACTTCCCCCTATACAAATATAACCTATAGGAAAGGCTATGCTAGCAGAGAACAATCTGGAAAGAAACTGAATGTCACCAAGAAAATAATCATTCTGGAATTTTAACATCAGTTTCCAGTAAGGAAAGTAAGGAAACTTTAGTTTCCTGTAACAATAATGAAAACCTATCACAGTGTTAGTCTGTAATTAACAGTAAATCAAACTACAATACTCCTTTACGTTTGGTAGCTGTAAAATTCTTATTACAACTTAAGATGGCATATACTGACAGCTCAGGAATGTTGCTATCATGTATGCGTGCCTGTTGCCAGACTGTGGCAATCAAAGCAGTGGGTGCACCACCATTTTGAAGTATACTGATAATTCTGCAGTTTCATCAAGTGTGGATATTGCAGGCTTACCGCTATGTAAAGCTTCCTGATAACATTTTCCTAGAAACCTCTGTTGCTATGTGCAGACAGAAGGAACCAAGCTGCCAATGTTATTAGAGATATGCAGGTAGCAGTGAACAGGTAGCTCCAAGCAACGGGTAGACAACAGTTAGAGACTAAGCTTAAGAATGAACACACCCCTCTGTTCCCCACATCCCCTACCCTTTACTCCTTTCCGAGGAGCAAAACACCTGAGCCCATATCACACTGCAAATTCAGGAAATTTCCAGCCTCTTCCACCTAGCAACAGCCCCATATGAAAACTAAATTCTCCAGTATTCACTGTGGAAACAGATCTGCTGCAACTATATTCTGTGATCCAGGAGTAAGGTAGCGAGCTCAGTCAGAAATTGCAACGTAGCTCTGTATTATCTCCTTATTGCTGTAGTATTAAAATGCAGCTCTTTCTAAGCTCACAGTGTCTACCTTGGCCATCTGAGTAGGCTcttagttatttaaaaattacttaaatgcATACCATCTTGATGTCAGCAGCAAGTAATCAAACACAAAGCAACACACAATCTGATCCAGTCAAAAGGACGAGACTATCACTAGGTTTTTAATTCTATTCAGGATTCTGCCACTGACTCACTGTTCAGTCTTGAACAAATAACCTTCCCCAGCTACAGCTTCTTCATATGCAAAATGAGAACTATGAGagcattttctctcctctgttaAGTGATCAGACAGATCAAAAAAAGCATAACCACAAGGAGCTGCAAGGTATTACCTCTGGACACTCTCAGtgagtttttttctcatctgctcTGCTTGGATTGCAAACAGCCATGGCTCTAAAGAGTTAGTAGACCTTGTGACACTATCAAAAAATCTTCGTGCTTTGCTAGCACTGTGAGACTTCCTTTGGATGTGGATATATGACCTCCAAAGAGACTGGTTGCTAGGATACCGTTTCAGAGCCTCCGTTAGTGCCTCTCGCAGAGGATTCAATGGATAAACACTAATTTTCATGTGGAATCTGAGTAAATTTGTATGCAACAGTGTGACAGCTTCAAGAGCAGTGGGAAAATTTTGAATGCCAAAATTCTCTCCAGTATTTTCACATGTTTGTGGACCAGCAGCTTCAAGTTTTTCCGAAGTCTGTGCATATATTAATACTGCAGCATCAATCCCAACAGTCAAATACTGGAACAGTGCATAACAACCAACCAAGTTAACCAGCTGATTAGCATCACAGGCTGGATCTTGATCAGAAACAGGTGttttacttaaataattttgcagcataTGCTCATATGTTTTACGAGCTTTCAAGACATTCACAGGTAACACTTGTCCACTATAGGGCACATATGGTCCACTTTCAGCCAATTTAGTCAATATATGAACAGCACGTGACATAACAGCTCCTTCTATACTTTCTAGTAGTTCCACTTCTAGCTGAGCATAAAGCAGActgaggctgcagagctggggactCTTCAATCCTCCTGTCCCTGCCGTGCAAAGAGCTGTGTCAAACACCTTCCTGGCATCATCAATGTTACCAAGCAGCCATTCTAGGTAGGCATACAGTTTCCAGAGAGAAAGGTGGTTTCGGTTGTCAGGTGCTTTAAGAAGATTCTTGGCCAACTTTTTACTTTTCCTCCCCTGTGCTTTCAGCTTCTTCTTGTTTTTTGCTTGGAGACACTGAACTACCTGCAGGTGAGaataaacagaattaattttgagaggggtgggaaaagaaaggtaaaaaaaaaagctcacagcatttttttatttcattactgcatttattttcatattgttCCATATTTTGCCACCAGCCAGATCTGTTGCTACTGAGTACTGTAAGTTGTCACAACTGCCTGTTGTCAgctccctccagcacagccaaaTTACACAGGCTTATCATTCTTACTCCTGCCACTGCTATTAAGTACTACCAAACTTCACTCTTTTAAAAGCCCAACTGCTTAAATAAAGAGCTGCTAACTGGTAATGGTTgagtaaagtaaaataaatgatcCTGTCTGGCCAGATGCAGTTTATGACTAGCACAATTAAACCTTCAACTAGCTTTTCACAGTGGGGATTGCACTGACAGACAAATCTGGAGATTGGATGGGAAGATTACAGGAGATCACCTGGTCAGGTGGTGTTTGGGTAAGAGACAGGGAACTTCTCCGTAAGGAAACACAATACTAAACTTTCTGAAGCATTAGGAAGACAACCTGGACTCTCATCCTTCTGTGGGCATCTGTTAGAGCAGTTCTACTTAAATAAATCCATATTCAAGTGATAAGGTGTTATATCCTTCAATAACACTACAAATGTAACTTGTACAGGAAGAAGTAAGTTTATTGATAAGGTGCTCTTATCATGGTATTGGGGATTATGCACTTAGAATCATTTGGTAAAAGTACTTGGCTGACTCACTTTGCCTTGTAAAAAATCACTTGCATCCATTCCTGTCTAGCATGCAATGTGTCATATAATAttcaaaactgcaaaaaatattttgttacatgTATGCCTCTGTGTAACATGTACTgaagaaaaggatctggggcttgggtttggttttgttttttttttttccccccccagtgCAATCTTAACTGTCATTTCCTGGTTTGACTACTTAGTCCTACAAGACTTAATTTTCacccatatttattttaattcagtatAAACATTAATAGACAAGAAAGCCACACACCACAAAAGTGATGATATGCAGATTCCTCATTACCTTAGATATTTCATACTGTAACCAACAAACGGACAGGTtagatttttcctttcctgaaaataGCAGGAATAGAACATGAAAAACATTCTGTATGAACTCCTCTCCTTCTTTGTAGTGGCCTATGTGATGTCTCCCTTGTAGCATTGTGTCCATATGACCAATACTGTTGAATCCAGAAAGTGGAAAATCAACAGAAGTCAGTGGCTTTTCATCAGAAAACACACTGTCAAAGATGTTATTTTCATCCATGGCAATATAGAGGTTGGAAGGAAAGAGTTTACTTGTACATGGCACTCCCAGGAATTGCAAAAATGAGTACAGTAGTTGACACTGAAGATCTGGATTAGAAAGCTGGATTAAAGATGGTCCAAGATCATCAAAtaatacctaaaaaaaaaaatccaaattaaaacaaactccATTAATTACATAAATTACAGGTTTGCTAATTTTATTTGATTGCATAATTTAAAGAACCTCTTCCAGTCAATAAAGATTCATAATTACTATCAAATGGTAACAGAATGTCATtcaaacaaaaaccagacaagTTAAACAAGCAATGTGTTCTTCAAGTCAGACTGTAAATTTGCTACCAAGACATTTCTTTGCCCTTGAGTATCAAAGGCCTTCACAGAACACTTACACAATGGAAGTCTGAAAGATACTATTTTATTGCTTAGGCCATTTAACacacttttatttgaaaatcaaTGTCTGACTTGACCTATCTCCCAAGGGGGGGGGAACgaccaaccaacaaaaaaacccaaaccctgaaAAATCCAACTATACGACTTgaaagcaacaaaacatttatttaatgtaCATATCTTCTTAAACACAGATTTCTGTGACATTTCCACATACAGATGACAGAAGTCACAGAACAGCAAAGACAATTTACCTACGACCCTTTCTGAAGTTTACCATGAGCTTCCCATGGATTTCAGAAGTCTCAGAGCGAAACCTCAGCTAAATTTTGAAttccaaacaaagaaaaattttttttacaaattataAAAGGATTACTCCTCTAAAATATCCATTGGCAATTAATTGAAATGAAAGGATAATTTGTCTTATTATAGCACAGTGTTTTGTTACAGCACAGTGACCTGTCTTTCTGGATCTTCACAGTCTTCTTcaatttcctttttggttttgtctggcCTCCAAGGTAACCAATGCCTTGCTTCACGAGAATATTCAATATCCAACCAAATATGCCACTTGGGGAGAGTTTTATCCTTTATTTCTTGATCCTCATCTATCTcctcttcatcatcatcatctaaAACCAAATCAAGACAcccatacacacacaaatttattaaagaaaaagtaatccACCAAATCCAAAGGCCAGACTTGACATACAATTTAAcgacattaaaaatgtaaacaaatgcAGTGTCATTAAAAAAGTCACAAGACAGTGCTGAAAATTTCCACATCACAGTTCTGGGTTTTGACACCACCTCCGTAAGAATAGGAGGTTTCCAAACTTCTGAACCAATGAATCAGTGTCAGCACTCAAACTTTTTCATAGAGGAGAATAGACAACACTGACAGGCTGCTGACCACTTTTATCACCAGCAGTTTGCAAGCAACAGACAACAGTGAGTCACCTTTTTGTGCAACTTAGGTTCTTCACTTCACACCTGGGCATACAAACTCAAATGTGCTCTATGGATACTCATGTGCATaaaacattttgagaaaaatCACTGTAAGTAAAAATACTATGATGTTAAACATTGCAAACCAAGCTTGGCAACGTTACTTTCAAATACCTGGTAtttgtaacattttaattaatgtgCAATTGAAACAACCAATGCagttaaacacacacaaaaggcAGTGCGTAACTAGACCCCACTTTTATGATGATCCTTCTGGACTATTAGATATAATTAGCATGTTTTTCCTGTGTCAGCAATATGATAATTCTGTGCTGGAACTGAGGAGCACCTGTAGGCTAAGGCAAAGCTTGTAGAGatatttcaaatacttttttttctttcctgttgctgaggaaaaaaaagtcctcaaAATTTATGGTTACCTGCACTATTATTTTTGGTACAAAAATCAGGCCATTTCTATGCCACCTCCAAATTCTTGATCCTGACATTTGCCATTAACTAGATGAAACACTCCCATTCCCAGTTCTTAAATTTCAGGTAAAACAAACAGGTGGTGGCAAGATTTTTactctctctctgttttttgtGATCTACAGCCTCTCCCTTAGCCAGCAACTCTATGAAAAATGATAGCATTTCCACAATCTAGccaaagtttggaaaaaaaaaaaatcaacagtttTAGAGATTACACTCGATTATAGATTGCACCTGAACTTCAGGGCTTGGCATGCATGGGTAAAAGCACTGATATACGCTGGACCTGCCCAAGACAGGCAGTGGTTCTCTACTCTGTACTCAGCCTTCCCAATTTGTGGGGAAAACGTCCATAGCCATCAGTAGTGGAACTGCTGACCTCAGTTGAGGGGCAAGGAAATTCCATCTTAATCCAGGGACAAGGGAAGCACAGGATCATTTTTCAGTTCCTCTGTTTACTAAAAGCAAAGCCAAACTTGCTTTGTTAGAGTTGCTACAGCAGCAggaccagcaaaaccagagacagCTCATCTTTCGTTAGACACATtccagccccctgctcccctTCAAGATGTGTCTGTTTGAGAAATAGTCCTTGACATTAAGGAAGCACTGCAGACCAGAAGACAAGGTGGGGCTAAGCAGCAGGGAGGTGTTTTCTGCACCCCTGCTCACCCAGAAGCACTCCAGCCAAGTGGAGAtgaaatttctttgttttctgcatcacaaagaaaaagggaaggttTTCCTCCTATTTCTGCTATATATTTGCTATAAGAAACTGAAATCTGATTCTAGAAATAGAATCCTTGAGGCAACTACCATCTAATACTATAATCCCACCTGGTCTACCAATATGATGAAAGGGTCTTAAGGGAAGTAGTTTCTTTCCACTTTAGCTGGGCGTGGGTCTCAACCAAGTATTCACACCTTTAGCCTtttcagcacagagcagaggatACGTCATCCTCTCCCTTAACCCTCATCCCTAGGAAGGGCAACAATATTCCATAAACAATGTTGCACATAGAACACTCAACGCATGCTTTTGCCTGTGAAGTGTGATATACTTTATCTTAAtcttggtaattttttttttaaacttgcatgcaaaaacataagaaaaaacagCTTGTGTCATTCTAATCAAAATGTTTAGAACACCACATGGACATACAACTACACATATTGATGTAGGCATACCAGGCTTAAGAGCAATCCAGCCACCCTTTTCTTGTTGGTGCATCCATGCTTTCCAGCCTCTTGCTCCTTTTTCTCCAATTCGCGGTTCTCCACTATCCCAAAAGGGTTCAAAGAATTCCACCTATTGTTTTGGGCAGgggaaccaaaacaaaacatacagaaaaataatttttgctgttgTACAGACACTAACGGGGTCTACTTAGGTTTTCCAGACCCCTACAATCACTTATCTGGGTGCAACTTCTGTATCTGAAGACTTTGTTAGATGCTGCTTAACAGCAGGAACAACTGAGTACTTCAATTATGCCAGTGACACAGCAGGACTGTCATCAGCTCCTCTCATGAACATaaagattgtttttaaaagatattaggctttaaagaaagcaaaatacttttgtGCAAAATGTCTTACATAGATCCTCCAAGGATAAGGATCCAAAGTGCCCAAGATGTGGCTTTTGGAAACCAAATGTCCCTATCTTCCCTCCCTATCTTCCATGAGACCATGAAGAATTTGGCTAATGGAATGATAATTCAGACAATCATATACCTATGGTCAAATCAAAATGTTACATTTGGATGTAAATCTGACTAGACTGaggacaagagaaaaagatCAGCAAGGCCTTCTTCATCTCAGATTTCAGGGTGGTCAACAACTTCAGGGCACTTTCCAGTGAATCAGAAGTCCAGGGTTCTAGTCCTGACTTTGTCACTGCCTGTATGCAATTTGTCATCTTTAGATTCATCAATTTCTCCCCTGCTTTGCGTATACTTAGTTGTAATGACCATCTCTCTGCTATTATATGCTTCTGCTGTGTATCAAACCTTGGCTCAGACACTGAGATGTGACTGttaatacaaatattaacaATAAAATTTACTCTAAGAAAAATCAAGCATCAACGTATCACAAATGCAGGGCTTAGAGCAACTGCAAAATCTAATTCTGCTCCTCATAGATTTATTCTTTGCCTCAAGTGAGAAAGTGAACTGTGAACGCAGTACAGAAACAAGTAATTCAAGATTGAGTCATGATGCTTCTGTAAGAGGGCAGAATGTGTGATCAGCTGTAAATCtggcattttcctgttttcaagaACTGCACTTTCCAACCTAAATTCTGTCCTTTTAAGTCGAGGTTCTTTTCCATCCTGCTTTCTTAAGAGTTTTTAAACATTACATATAATCTTGGAATTTTTCAAATGCTTGGAATTGTAACTCAAGCTTTATCTGTGTAACTGTACCAAATCTCCCATCCTGCATGATAATTATGATTGAACTCTACACTTTTGGCTCTTTAAGAAGACACCGCTATTATTTAAACTAGATTGCTCCATTGGTGGGTAACAGTATTAATCTAGAGAGCAAAAAATTGAGTCTCGGTAGTGGTTGCTGGGGAAGAAGGTGAGGGAATAGAAGCAAATGCAATTTCTGTCCTCTACAATAGCCCAGCTGCCTAACTGGTGGCCCTCCCTACCACTCATTAAGAAGGAAGCAGCTCCTGACAGCTCAGTGGGATGATGCTACACTGGCAACAGACCCCTCTAAATACTAATTTACTGATTATTATTGGGGTGCATGCCCAACATTCTCCTGAGGAAATCAAGAGAAAAAGTGATTTAGTACTTTGGCAGAATAAGATGAATGGAATCTCATGAGTCAAATAAAGATACTTCAAAGCATGAAGGTGTTCCTAATGTAGCAGTCAAAGAATTACTGAAAACAACAGAGAACGCAAGAAATGTTTGCAAGAACTGTCTAAACCAGAAAGAGATTATAGGTCCTATCAGCTTTCTCCATCAACAGTAACAAAGCAACAGCAGTTTTGAGGAACCGCTAACTAGACACAGACATTGGTCAGCcagctcatttttttccatctttagcTAGTAAAAAAGACGACATGAAATGACTGGTTATCACACTTCTATTATATACAGTAGAAGCAGCCATTTGGAGTGTAGTTCCAGAGGACCCACAAGCATTTTCCAATGCAAGCATCGCCTTGAAGAAGCACAAAGTAAGCTGTGATTCAAAATATTTCCCTACGTCCTTAAAAATTCATCAACATTCTTCTGTTACAGCATTCTGTGTAATGCACAAGGACATACACCCATTTAAATGGAAATTGCTACCTGTCCCCTTGTTGGCAGATCTTTTACACTGTCAGGTTTAAAGAAGGTGAAGTCGATGAGAGCCTGAAACAAAGACACTGCTTTCTCAGAATGGCCAGCCTGTCTCAGAAAGTGGCACTGCTGAATAAATATAGCTGTAAGGAAAGaagataaatttttaatatttcaaatcaattttgttgtaaatattttattacagcCCACAAATATTCAAAAGACATACATGAAGTGCTGTAGAGCATAATTGTTTTGGAACAGGatcaaaatccaaaacacagggAGTAACTAGCATAAATGCATGTCAAAATTGTTGTTGTTTAATCAAATTTAAGACCTCCCACTTTAAATGCTCCAAAGAGATGACTTTTTATTCATGCCATACATGCACTGTCCTCTTGATGAATAAAGTTATATGCAATGGTCCCAACTGCAGTTTACCCAACATCTGTCAGAGTGGGTCATTGCCCTCTTTAAAGATGCTGGGCGTTATTACAATTCAGGCAGTAAGTGATTACAACAAAAATCCTTTTTACCTCATTTTTGCATGAGAGAGTTACACTGGTAATATACCATTTTCATTCCAGCTGTTAttcccattttcttctcctttacaTAAGGACTCAGTTAAGAGAAGTCCAGTCTTTTGGTTAAAGTATTACTGCTTGAAATTAGAGAAGAATCCTATCTGTTACTCTTcagcaaattatttctgtagtcACTGCCATAACCCCACTACACACTGAGCCTCAAGTCTCAGCTTAAAAAGTGAAGCAAAGCCCCGGTTTTTCTATTCGTACATTTGCAATGAGAGTCTTAAATGAAAGAGCTGGAGAAAACACACCTCTATTACCAGGCAGTTCGAGGACATCTCAGAGATATTCTATCACACCAGAAAACACTCAAGTTTTAACAAAACAGTAGCTGTTCAAAAACCAAATTGCTTTAAACCACAATCTTAACTGGCttgcaaaaaaatccaaaaccccacaaatcaAGACTTAAATAATTCATTGATAGTTTTGAAAACAGTTCTTCAAAAGCTATTGTCTCTTCACCAAATGCATTGGCTTTGGAAGGTTTTAAACAATCAAAATACTTAAGTGTCTTAATTCAGCTAGAATATTGGGCATTTAATCTAATTTTCCTGCAAAGTCAATGATTGTTTCTGATAGCAAAGACTCTGAGATTTCTGAAGctatttaaacaacaaaaagtaCATTTAAGTATATAATAGAAGCTTCCAAAGTATTTTAACCAATTTAAACACTGTGTCCAACTGACACTGAAAAAGTTGCCCTTTCTTAGTTTCTCAGCTTCAAACAGATAAACTTTGATTAAAATAGTCTGAATGTAGATAATATCTCATCAAGACTTGTTACCAAACTGGAGCCAAAAATAAATTGTAGCATAAGATTCTCTGcatgataaaaaagaaaaatatatttgaagaaattaaaagatcagcattttctttgtggtaaatgctgaaaacagcatGAATACATAATTCAGTCCATGATGCTAAGACACTTCTGCAGCTGAACTGACCTAAAAGATATGGATGTTTCTCCCCAACCAGTAGGTATCATTTGAAATATAAGACTCCCTTTCCACAGAACAATTTGAGAATGCTTACCTTCATCTACTTTATATTAATGATTCctagtaaatttaaaatattataattttttatctCAAAATTTAAGTAAAAACTGATCtagaattttaaattcatttttaccTGCTTTCTtaaatttcatgtttttaaaaaacacccaTTTCCAAGCAGATAGTACTGCATACTGAATTGCACACTAGATGGCATAGTCCACCACTATTTAAAATTAGCTCTTACACACTGTCATTAGTAAAGGTCAAAGGTTGAAAATACAAGCCTACTGTACATGTACGCGGCTACTCAGCTCATAATTTGTGAAACTCTTTGTATATTTATCTTAATGAACAATTTGGTAATCTTCCTAATAGGTACACTGGCAGTTCAAGTTCAGCCAAAGAATTAGACAGTTCAGTCACTGAAAAGAATCTCAGATCAAGAAGTTTTCTACTACTAATTTCTCTACTCCTATCATTTGAAatccaaaggggaaaaaaagcccccaacacaaaaaaaacaccacaccaaGACCCAAAACCCTCAACAGTGTTCATAAACAAATCATTATGGTCTCAATACAGAACAACAAGACATTTAGAGtggaacagaaacacaaatataaTTTAGTTCGTTTTCATTTTAACTTATCTATAGACAGTGCCAGCAATccagtattttgaaaaatgtcagtttaCTAGTTAAAAAAACtccattaaaaaaccccaaatttttcATAGCAGTTGGCAAATAGTATTTAATGAGACAAATATG
Proteins encoded:
- the NRDE2 gene encoding nuclear exosome regulator NRDE2 isoform X2; the encoded protein is MALFPAFAGVAEPGEPPASSSEGSRKELDWLSNPSFSTEDALLLHQRTTEAANLISEKSPLIRTTSRSDLSGESDTDDSLKQSSKKRKKKKKKHHHYKKTKKKTRGDSSSSESDLDTKHIKDKATRSGRNHEEEVAANLGKKTSNVTSNRFVWLDDIQAFTAETFRIDKKPDPANWAYKSLYRGDIARYKRRGESCLGIDAKKQCIVWDSSASKRKQLQRRPERYFTKNNVKILNTDGIPVCNKSSPSNLTAFIPVFQTETDDPSDTTEVNPLGIYDPSTTVWLQGKDCKSADHEPVNTQQTVQEPGININSILMTKVEEHNKKVRENPRDISAWMEFVSFQDELMRGPSPYASQGEQEVRRKSLKLILEKKLAILERAIESNPSNVDLKLARLKLCTEFWEPPALIKEWQKLIFLHPNNPDLWKKYLLFCQSQFTTFSVSKINSLYGKCLTTLAAVQDGSMVSHPLLPGTEEAMLAIFIQQCHFLRQAGHSEKAVSLFQALIDFTFFKPDSVKDLPTRGQVEFFEPFWDSGEPRIGEKGARGWKAWMHQQEKGGWIALKPDDDDEEEIDEDQEIKDKTLPKWHIWLDIEYSREARHWLPWRPDKTKKEIEEDCEDPERQVLFDDLGPSLIQLSNPDLQCQLLYSFLQFLGVPCTSKLFPSNLYIAMDENNIFDSVFSDEKPLTSVDFPLSGFNSIGHMDTMLQGRHHIGHYKEGEEFIQNVFHVLFLLFSGKEKSNLSVCWLQYEISKVVQCLQAKNKKKLKAQGRKSKKLAKNLLKAPDNRNHLSLWKLYAYLEWLLGNIDDARKVFDTALCTAGTGGLKSPQLCSLSLLYAQLEVELLESIEGAVMSRAVHILTKLAESGPYVPYSGQVLPVNVLKARKTYEHMLQNYLSKTPVSDQDPACDANQLVNLVGCYALFQYLTVGIDAAVLIYAQTSEKLEAAGPQTCENTGENFGIQNFPTALEAVTLLHTNLLRFHMKISVYPLNPLREALTEALKRYPSNQSLWRSYIHIQRKSHSASKARRFFDSVTRSTNSLEPWLFAIQAEQMRKKLTESVQSPQISFKGTNMKGKTVAYISQREVQCFKQLHHFPSWQRLR
- the NRDE2 gene encoding nuclear exosome regulator NRDE2 isoform X1 → MALFPAFAGVAEPGEPPASSSEGSRKELDWLSNPSFSTEDALLLHQRTTEAANLISEKSPLIRTTSRSDLSGESDTDDSLKQSSKKRKKKKKKHHHYKKTKKKTRGDSSSSESDLDTKHIKDKATRSGRNHEEEVAANLGKKTSNVTSNRFVWLDDIQAFTAETFRIDKKPDPANWAYKSLYRGDIARYKRRGESCLGIDAKKQCIVWDSSASKRKQLQRRPERYFTKNNVKILNTDGIPVCNKSSPSNLTAFIPVFQTETDDPSDTTEVNPLGIYDPSTTVWLQGKDCKSADHEPVNTQQTVQEPGININSILMTKVEEHNKKVRENPRDISAWMEFVSFQDELMRGPSPYASQGEQEVRRKSLKLILEKKLAILERAIESNPSNVDLKLARLKLCTEFWEPPALIKEWQKLIFLHPNNPDLWKKYLLFCQSQFTTFSVSKINSLYGKCLTTLAAVQDGSMVSHPLLPGTEEAMLAIFIQQCHFLRQAGHSEKAVSLFQALIDFTFFKPDSVKDLPTRGQVEFFEPFWDSGEPRIGEKGARGWKAWMHQQEKGGWIALKPDDDDEEEIDEDQEIKDKTLPKWHIWLDIEYSREARHWLPWRPDKTKKEIEEDCEDPERQVLFDDLGPSLIQLSNPDLQCQLLYSFLQFLGVPCTSKLFPSNLYIAMDENNIFDSVFSDEKPLTSVDFPLSGFNSIGHMDTMLQGRHHIGHYKEGEEFIQNVFHVLFLLFSGKEKSNLSVCWLQYEISKVVQCLQAKNKKKLKAQGRKSKKLAKNLLKAPDNRNHLSLWKLYAYLEWLLGNIDDARKVFDTALCTAGTGGLKSPQLCSLSLLYAQLEVELLESIEGAVMSRAVHILTKLAESGPYVPYSGQVLPVNVLKARKTYEHMLQNYLSKTPVSDQDPACDANQLVNLVGCYALFQYLTVGIDAAVLIYAQTSEKLEAAGPQTCENTGENFGIQNFPTALEAVTLLHTNLLRFHMKISVYPLNPLREALTEALKRYPSNQSLWRSYIHIQRKSHSASKARRFFDSVTRSTNSLEPWLFAIQAEQMRKKLTESVQRADVGEIHSTIPETGLTNRIVALFEHAVQSENGTHCPLLWRMYLNFLASLGKKEKSKGLFYKALQNCPWAKVLYMDAVEYFPDHLQETLDLMTEKELRVRLPMEELDLLLEV